Proteins from one Desmodus rotundus isolate HL8 chromosome 9, HLdesRot8A.1, whole genome shotgun sequence genomic window:
- the PLK4 gene encoding serine/threonine-protein kinase PLK4 isoform X4 yields MATCIGERIEDFKVGNLLGKGSFAGVYRAESIHTGLEVAIKMLYNYFEDSNYVYLVLEMCHNGEMNRYLKNRRKPFSENEARHFMHQIITGMLYLHSHGILHRDLTLSNLLLTRNMNIKIADFGLATQLKMPHEKHYTLCGTPNYISPEIATRSAHGLESDIWSLGCMFYTLLIGRPPFDTDTVKNTLNKVVLADYEMPTFLSREAKDLIHQLLRRNPADRLSLSSVLDHPFMSRNSSTKSKDVGTVEDSIDSGHATISTAMTASSSTSISGSLFDRRRLLIGQPLPNKMTVFPKNKNSSDFSSSGDGSGFYTQWGNEEQETNNSGKGRVIQDVEERPHSRYLRRAHSSDRSATSNSQSRANTYTMERCHSAEMLSKSKRSGVDENEERYSPINSNVNNFHFFKEKTSCSSGSLDRPDNDQALSSHPCPGKTPFPFPDQPSQPEIVQQWFGNLQKNAHLREITEHNSITRNRNFQGRPDLQDTSRNAWTGTRAKKSPDASDNAHSAQQPKTMKYMTAFQNKPEIIQQEPIFDVEPVSEQSKTRVLEPPLGCQKRTLRSITSPLTAYRLKPIRQKTKKAVVSILDSEEVCVELLKEHSSQEYVKEVLHISSDGNMITIYYPYDGRGFPLADRPPSPTEDISRYSFDNLPEKYWRKYQYASRFVQLVRSKSPKITYFTRYAKCVLMENSPGADFEVWFYDGAKIHKTEALIHVIEKTGKSYTLKGESEINSLKEEIKMYMDHANEGHRICLALESVISEEEKKGGSASFFPIIIGRKPSSTSSPQSLSPPPPPKDPNYPTSRMMVSDAASPKQVPALNPSMVTNEGLGLTAAASGTNIPSSSSLKDCLPKSAQLLKSVFVKNVGWATQLTSGAVWVQFNDGSQLVVQAGVSSISYTSPSGQTTRYGENEILPEYIKQKLQCLSSILLMFSNPTSSFH; encoded by the exons CTGTATAACTATTTTGAAGATAGCAATTATGTTTACCTAGTATTAGAAATGTGCCATAATGGAGAAATGAACAGGTATCtaaagaacagaaggaaaccaTTCTCAGAAAACGAAG CTCGGCACTTCATGCACCAGATCATCACAGGAATGCTGTATCTCCATTCTCATGGTATACTTCACCGGGACCTCACACTTTCTAACCTCTTACTTACACGTAATATGAACATCAAGATTGCCGACTTTGGGCTGGCAACGCAACTGAAAATGCCACATGAAAAGCACTATACGTTATGTGGAACTCCTAATTACATTTCACCAGAAATTGCAACTCGAAGTGCACATGGACTTGAATCTGACATTTGGTCCTTGGGGTGTATGTTTTATACATTACTTATTGGGAGACCACCTTTTGACACTGACACAGTCAAGAACACATTAAATAAAGTAGTGTTGGCAGATTATGAAATGCCAACTTTTTTGTCAAGAGAAGCCAAGGACCTTATTCACCAGTTACTTCGTAGAAATCCGGCAGATCGCTTAAGTCTGTCTTCAGTATTAGACCATCCTTTTATGTCCCGAAATTCTTCAACAAAAAGTAAGGATGTAGGAACTGTAGAAGATTCAATCGATAGTGGACATGCCACAATTTCTACTGCAATGACAGCTTCTTCCAGTACCAGTATAAGTGGTAGTTTGTTTGACAGAAGAAGACTATTGATTGGTCAGCCACTCCCAAATAAAATGACTGTATTTCCAAAGAATAAGAATtcaagtgatttttcttcttcaggagATGGAAGCGGTTTTTATACCCAGTGgggaaatgaagaacaagaaaCCAATAATAGTGGAAAGGGAAGAGTAATCCAAGATGTGGAAGAAAGGCCACATTCTCGATACCTTCGCAGAGCCCATTCCTCTGATAGATCTGCCACTTCTAATAGTCAATCTCGAGCaaacacatatacaatggaacgATGTCACTCAGCAGAAATGCTGTCAAAATCCAAAAGATCCGGAGTAGATGAAAACGAAGAAAGATACTCACCCATAAACAGCAATGTCAATAATTTTcacttctttaaagaaaagacatCCTGTAGTTCTGGGTCTTTGGATAGACCTGATAACGATCAAGCACT ttCCAGTCATCCTTGTCCAGGAAAAACTCCTTTTCCATTTCCAGACCAGCCGTCTCAGCCTGAAATAGTGCAACAGTGGTTTGGAAATCTCCAAAAAAATG CTCATTTAAGGGAAATTACTGAGCACAACAGCATTACCCGAAACAGAAATTTCCAGGGCCGTCCAGATTTGCAGGACACATCAAGAAATGCCTGGACTGGTACAAGAGCCAAAAAGAGCCCTGATGCTTCTGACAATGCGCATTCTGCACAACAGCCAAAGACCATGAAATACATGACTGCGTTTCAAAATAAACCTGAGATAATTCAACAAGAACCTATTTTTGACGTAGAACCTGTTTCCGAACAAAGCAAGACAAGGGTTTTGGAGCCACCATTGGGTTGTCAGAAACGTACCTTACGAAGCATTACGTCTCCTTTGACAGCTTACAGGTTAAAACCAATCAGACAGAAAACCAAAAAGGCTGTG GTGAGCATACTTGATTCAGAGGAGGTGTGTGTGGAGCTTCTAAAGGAGCATTCATCTCAAGAATATGTGAAAGAAGTTCTTCATATATCGAGTGACGGAAATATG ATCACTATTTATTATCCATATGATGGAAGAGGTTTTCCTCTTGCCGATAGACCTCCTTCACCTACTGAGGACATCAGTAGGTACAGCTTTGACAATTTACCAG AAAAGTACTGGCGAAAATATCAATATGCTTCCAGATTTGTACAGCTTGTAAGATCTAAATCTCCGAAAATTACTTACTTTACAAGATATGCTAAATGTGTCTTGATGGAGAATTCCCCTGGTGCTGATTTTGAAGTTTGGTTTTATGATG gagcAAAGATACACAAAACAGAAGCTTTGATTCATGTGATAGAAAAGACTGGGAAATCTTACACCTTAAAAGGTGAAAGTGAAATTAATAGcttgaaagaggaaataaaaatgtatatggacCATGCTAATGAG GGCCATCGTATTTGTTTAGCGCTGGAATCCGTAatttcagaagaggaaaagaaaggtggAAGTGCTTCCTTTTTCCCAATAATCATAGGAag AAAACCTAGCAGCACCAGCTCGCCTCAGTCCttgtcacctcctcctcctcctaagGATCCAAACTACCCGACAAGTAGAATGATGGTCAGTGATGCTGCTTCTCCGAAACAGGTACCAGCACTTAATCCTTCT ATGGTTACAAATGAAGGACTTGGCCTTACTGCTGCAGCTTCTGGAACAAACATCCCTTCTAGTAGTAGTCTAAAAGATTGTCTTCCTAAATCAGCACAacttttgaaatctgtttttgtGAAGAATGTTGGTTGGGCGACACAG TTAACTAGTGGAGCTGTGTGGGTTCAGTTTAATGATGGGTCCCAGCTGGTCGTGCAGGCAGGAGTGTCTTCTATCAGTTACACGTCACCGAGTGGTCAAACAACTAG atatggagaaaatgaaatattaccagAATACATCAAGCAGAAATTACAGTgtctttcttccatccttttgATGTTTTCTAATCCAACTTCTAGTTTTCACTGA